A single genomic interval of Daucus carota subsp. sativus chromosome 1, DH1 v3.0, whole genome shotgun sequence harbors:
- the LOC108220196 gene encoding putative germin-like protein 9-2 encodes MAMLNRFFLLVACFAVIEIIMAGDPDILTDFIVPSNVTSVNSSLFTFTGFRALLGGESPPAFKVLKASMAEFPALNGQSVSYAALQFPAGATNPPHTHPRASELLFVVDGTLEVGLIDTSNKLYTQTLQTGDLFVFPKGLVHFQFNADAKKSALAISAFGSSSAGTVSIPSTVFATGIDDNILALSFKTDVATIQKIKAGLVPKP; translated from the coding sequence ATGGCAATGTTGAACCGTTTCTTCTTACTGGTAGCCTGTTTTGCGGTGATTGAGATAATAATGGCCGGTGATCCGGACATCCTGACTGATTTCATAGTCCCATCAAACGTGACCTCAGTTAACAGCAgcttgtttacgttcactggcTTCAGGGCACTTCTTGGTGGAGAAAGCCCCCCTGCTTTTAAGGTCTTGAAAGCAAGCATGGCTGAGTTCCCGGCTCTCAATGGCCAGAGTGTGTCGTATGCTGCTCTCCAGTTCCCTGCAGGCGCCACGAATCCTCCCCACACTCACCCTCGGGCATCTGAGCTTCTCTTCGTGGTCGATGGAACTCTGGAAGTCGGCCTAATTGACACGAGCAACAAGCTTTACACTCAAACCCTTCAAACTGGTGACTTGTTTGTGTTTCCTAAAGGGCTTGTTCACTTTCAGTTCAATGCTGATGCAAAGAAGTCTGCTTTGGCGATTTCTGCATTCGGGAGTAGTAGTGCAGGAACTGTTTCGATTCCAAGCACAGTGTTCGCCACTGGGATTGATGATAACATCTTGGCTCTTTCGTTCAAGACTGATGTGGCAACAATTCAGAAGATCAAGGCCGGTCTCGTCCCTAAGCCTTGA
- the LOC108193361 gene encoding germin-like protein 9-3: MGSSPRSFLCWFFFLVASFSVVEITMAGDPDILTDFIVPSNVTSIDGNFFTFTGFRVLVGAQTPPAFKVLKASMAEFPALNGQSVSYAALQFPAGTTNPPHTHPRASELLFVLDGTLEVGLIDTTNKLYTQTLQTGDLFVFPKGLVHFQFNADAQKPVLAVSAFGSSSAGTVSIPSTVFATGIDDNILALSFKTDVATIQKIKAGLVPKP; encoded by the coding sequence ATGGGATCATCACCAAGATCATTTCTCTGCTGGTTCTTTTTCTTGGTGGCTTCTTTCTCTGTCGTCGAGATCACAATGGCTGGTGATCCAGATATCCTCACCGACTTCATAGTCCCATCCAACGTAACCTCGATTGATGGGAACTTCTTTACATTCACTGGCTTCAGGGTACTTGTTGGTGCACAAACTCCACCTGCTTTTAAGGTCTTGAAAGCAAGCATGGCCGAATTTCCAGCGCTCAATGGTCAGAGTGTTTCGTATGCTGCTCTTCAGTTCCCTGCTGGCACGACAAACCCTCCTCACACTCACCCTCGTGCATCTGAGCTTCTTTTCGTCCTTGATGGGACTCTGGAAGTTGGCCTTATTGACACGACTAACAAGCTCTACACTCAGACCCTGCAGACTGGTGACTTGTTTGTTTTTCCCAAAGGACTTGTTCACTTCCAGTTTAATGCGGATGCACAGAAGCCTGTTCTAGCAGTTTCTGCATTCGGGAGCAGTAGTGCAGGAACTGTCTCAATTCCAAGCACTGTGTTTGCCACAGGGATCGACGACAACATCTTGGCTCTCTCTTTTAAAACTGACGTTGCCACAATTCAGAAAATCAAAGCCGGTCTTGTTCCAAAGCCTTGA